In the Desulfofalx alkaliphila DSM 12257 genome, TTGCATAACCAAACATTTCTGACAGGGGCACAAGGGCGTTAATTACCCGGGCATTACCCCTTTGATCCATGGCCTCTATACGGCCGCGGCGGCTGTTAATGTCACCCATCACGTCGCCCATATACTCTTCGCCCACCACAACTTCAACCTTCATAATCGGTTCAAGCAGCACCGGTGACGCTTTTTTGGCCCCATCCTTAAAGGCCATAGAGCCTGCCACCTTAAAGGCCATTTCCGAAGAGTCTACGTCATGGTATGAACCATCGTACAGTGTTACCCGCACATCCAGCATAGGATACCCGGCTAACACTCCGGTTTCCATCGCCTCGCGAATACCCGCATCAATGGCCGGTATATACTCTTTGGGAACAACTCCACCCACTATTTTGTTAACAAATTCATAGCCGGCACCGGGCTCTAAAGGTTCCAGTTCAATACAGCAGTGCCCATATTGACCCCGGCCACCAGACTGGCGAACAAATTTGCCTTCGGCCTTAACCGCTTTTTTGATGGTTTCTTTATAAGCAACCTGCGGTTTGCCCACATTGGCTCCAACCTTAAATTCCCGCAACAAGCGGTCTACAATAACTTCCAAGTGCAGTTCGCCCATGCCGGAAATAATGGTTTGGCCGGTTTCAGTGTTTGTGTGAGTCTTAAAGGTGGGGTCTTCCTCTGACAATTTTTGTAGAGCAACCCCCAGCTTATCTTGATCACCCTTGGTTTTGGGTTCAATAGCCACATCTATGACCGGCTCTGGAAATTCCATTGACTCCAGAATAATGGGGCTTTTTTCATCGCAGAGTGTATCCCCTGTGCCGGTAAACTTTAAGCCCACAGCGGCTGCTATTTCGCCTGCGTATACCGCATCCAACTCCTCACGGTGATTGGCATGCATCCGCAATATACGCCCCACACGTTCTTTTTTACCCTTTGTGGAGTTAAAGATGTAGGAACCGGATTTTAAAGAGCCGGAATAAACCCTAAAGAAAGTTAATTTACCAACATAGGGATCTGCCATGATCTTAAAAGCCAGGGCAGAAAAAGGCTCATCATCCCTTGGTATCCTGCGATCTTCATCACCGGTATTGGGGTTGATACCGCTGATGGCAGGCACGTCTGTGGGGGCCGGCATATAATCCACAATGGCGTCTAACAAAGGCTGCACACCTTTGTTTTTAAAGGATGATCCTGCCAAAACAGGTATCATTTTTACCGCCAAGGTCCCCTTGCGGATTCCAAGCTTTATTTCCTCTTCGGTGAGTTCTTCACCCTCAAGGTACTTAATCATCAGTTCTTCGTCGCTTTCAGCAACAGCTTCCAGCAATTTTTCGCGGTACTCTTCTACCAATTCCTTCATGTCTTCAGGAATTTCTGTTTCTTCACTTTGGGTCCCTAAGTCATCAACGTATATTCTTGCTTTATTACTAACCAAATCAACAACGCCCTTAAAGTTTTCTTCAACTCCAATGGGCAGTTGAACGGGAACCGGATTAGCGCCCAACCTATCCCGCATCATTTCTAAGCCGCGGTAAAAGTCTGCGCCTACGCGATCCATCTTGTTAATGTAAGCAATTCTGGGCACACGATACTTGTCTGCCTGTCTCCATACTGTTTCAGACTGGGGCTCAACT is a window encoding:
- the fusA gene encoding elongation factor G, producing MSRRFPLERTRNIGIMAHIDAGKTTTTERILFYTGRVHKLGETHDGSATMDWMVQEQERGITITSAATTCQWREHCINIIDTPGHVDFTVEVERSLRVLDGAVAVFCSVGGVEPQSETVWRQADKYRVPRIAYINKMDRVGADFYRGLEMMRDRLGANPVPVQLPIGVEENFKGVVDLVSNKARIYVDDLGTQSEETEIPEDMKELVEEYREKLLEAVAESDEELMIKYLEGEELTEEEIKLGIRKGTLAVKMIPVLAGSSFKNKGVQPLLDAIVDYMPAPTDVPAISGINPNTGDEDRRIPRDDEPFSALAFKIMADPYVGKLTFFRVYSGSLKSGSYIFNSTKGKKERVGRILRMHANHREELDAVYAGEIAAAVGLKFTGTGDTLCDEKSPIILESMEFPEPVIDVAIEPKTKGDQDKLGVALQKLSEEDPTFKTHTNTETGQTIISGMGELHLEVIVDRLLREFKVGANVGKPQVAYKETIKKAVKAEGKFVRQSGGRGQYGHCCIELEPLEPGAGYEFVNKIVGGVVPKEYIPAIDAGIREAMETGVLAGYPMLDVRVTLYDGSYHDVDSSEMAFKVAGSMAFKDGAKKASPVLLEPIMKVEVVVGEEYMGDVMGDINSRRGRIEAMDQRGNARVINALVPLSEMFGYATELRSRTQGRGQYTMQFSHYEEVPKNIAEDIISHQG